The sequence ATAGTTTATGAAACTGAGTTTTGCGACGAAATATCCTCGAAAATCTGTTGAGTTCTCAATCGTCGAGGATTTCCACTCAACCTGGCGCATGACTGTGTCACAAACGACCGTTTTAGAAACTGTCGAATGGTCTTAGTGTTCCTCCCATAGAGTCAGATGTATTTAGGTAAGAGGCGGTGGTCGGTTTTGGTTTCTGGTCTGTTATGATGATGTCATCATGATCAGCCCGCTCGCCTTATGGCTCGGGCTGATTTTCTTTAACAGGGAAGTTCATGGCTCAATACACTAAAAAGTGGCTATCGGTAGAAGAGCAGCTCGCGAAGCTTGAGCTTAATGGTGTGCTGATTGGTGATCGTGAAGCAGGGATACAGCTACTGAGGGCTGTGGGGTATTACCGTCTGACAGGGTATTTGTATCCCTTCCGCGATTCTCATTTTGTTTATGAGGCGGATGGTCGAGAACATGTCCAGGTGTTGAGTACCTACCGCAGGGGTACCTCGCTGGAACATGCTAGAAAACTCATTGATTTCGATCGAGCCTTGCGAATTCTGGTGTTGGATGGCATCGAGCGCATTGAAATTTCGTTGCGCATGCAACTTGGGTATGTCTTGGGTAGGAAGTCGCCATTCGCGCATCTTGACGCCACACAATTCGTTTCTTCGTTTACGACTAGCGAAGCCGAAGCCGGGGGAGTCATTCGGCCGAGTAAGCATGAAGTACTCATCACTCGGACGCGGGAACGGCAAAGTAGTTCAGATGAGTCTTTCGTGGCACATT comes from Glutamicibacter arilaitensis Re117 and encodes:
- a CDS encoding Abi family protein, producing MAQYTKKWLSVEEQLAKLELNGVLIGDREAGIQLLRAVGYYRLTGYLYPFRDSHFVYEADGREHVQVLSTYRRGTSLEHARKLIDFDRALRILVLDGIERIEISLRMQLGYVLGRKSPFAHLDATQFVSSFTTSEAEAGGVIRPSKHEVLITRTRERQSSSDESFVAHFRQKYDDQMPIWALTEIMEFGHLSRMYGGLQNSTGTEIAMTYGVPSKRIMASWIASLNYVRNVSAHHARLFNRKLVFAPKRPALGQIPLLDHLKEEESSKQVFGLYNVVAIMAYLLRSIDPECDWSEKMIELINGFPSSSSLTVDSLGMPANWSDLAIWAK